Below is a window of Humulus lupulus chromosome 9, drHumLupu1.1, whole genome shotgun sequence DNA.
cccgtatggcgatatatcgccccctatagctgcgatataccggcatacgctgaatatttaaacacgaaattgcacattttcagcctaatttgaattgagtaaacagccttgactaagtcctctaatgaTTTAAAAGCTGCTGAcaaaccctaggatattcaaatatttatcttaataaacttattcctcaaaaatacttaattatcattaaacatacacaagacaagtgttactttcttattgggtctaactaaaccttataatataataaatatcaccatcaatatcagttatattaatcaaaccttaggttaaaattaatattcttaaactataggttaaacttagaaaatctacaagtgttactacgagtgtcaaATTAAagcctggtctgaaccaaaatccacagtcataaaaatactacaattattactattgatactactatctaactagctaagtaaagttcttggactctacattatttcatataaaacgttattcaatacatatgctttaaatgACAGTATTCCCAACAAtttcccacttgccctaaagaaaatgaggcatctccctcaaacccatattgctaacatgatctttGAAAGACTTATTagacaaagtcttagtaaaaggatcgACAAGGTTATATTCTGAATCTATCTTCAAGTGGTATTTCCTCTCGATAtgatttcccctcttgtgactccctGGTTCTTTCGAGTTAGCTACCGCTGAATAGTTATCACATTacaggactagtggcttatccatttCTGAAATCACTTCAAGTTCAGAATAGAaatttttgagccacacaacTTGTTTAGTTACTTCACAAGCGGCTACGTACTCAACTTCCATGGTAGAATATGTGATACTTGTTTGTTTAATACTATGCCAGGTCACAACTCCTCTGCAaagtgtgaacactgatccagaagttaATTTtagactatctctgtctgattgaaaatcagaatcattgtatccaatggggttcaggtcaccacctgaatatacaagcatatattctctagttttcctaagatacttgagaatattctttattgCAACCCAATGACTAAATCtaagattggattgataatgaatgactatccctactgcataacaaatgtcaggtcttgtacatagCATGGCATACATTTTATTGCCTACCACAGAGGCATAGGGAAACTGTCTCATATCCTCGTCTTCTtaaggtgtcttaggacactgcTCTTTAGAATAGACAATTCCATGACGGGTaggcatatcacccttcttggaattttgcatacCGAATTGCTCCATTACCTTTTCtctataagttgcttgagacagagccAAAAGTTTGTTCTGTTGTTCCCTAAGGATCTGGATGCCCATAATGTAGTTTTCATCTTCCAAAtcattcatttggaattgctcgacTAGCCAATTCTTTACTTTTATCAATGTCCCTACGTCATTTCcaaaagtagcatttgtcgatataaatgttttgttttctttaggaatataaatataccacctctagtctctttggaaaaTCACACAAACATGCACAGTTCAGTGTGAGATTCCAACTTTCTAGTCTTTCCTTTCAACATGTGTGTTGGACACCCCCAAATATGAAAATGGTCTAAACTAAGTTTAGTagcattccataattccaatggtgtcttCTTGATAGACTTGGAAGGAACGACATTCAATATGAACATTGAACATTGAATTTCATAGGCTCAGAATGACAGTGGCAATGGTGAGTAATAACGTCCTCTTCCTTCTTTTAGAAAAACCATTCTGTGGCATTCCtagtgcagtgagttgggattgaattccatgctcataTAGGTGGTCCTCGAATTAATAATCCATTCTCATGCATGTTTCAGATTTtttttgcatcaaatataggcagcaatatcttgaataatcgtcaatgaaggtgaTGAAATATTCAAACAATCCTCTTGCTTGCacattaagtggtccacacacatcAGTGTGTACGAGTTAGAGTGGTTTTATGGCTCTTGAAACTTTTCCaaagaaaggtcttttggtcatcttgccttctagacagaaTTCACAGACTGGAAGAGAACAAAGAATTAATTCTCTTAATGGTCCCTCCTTTGCTAGTCTGTTAATTCAATCCAAACCAATATGTCACAATCTCAAAtaccatagatatgtttcactctcagaatcagtcttttgacgtttaataGACCTTGGGTTTGTAACTTTAAACATTCCAGAGTTGTATACAGATCATTCTTTTGCCTTAATTTTATACAACCCATCATCAAattttgcatgacatatttcaataccAGATCTTGAGTTAACGATTGAAGGAAATATTGAAACCTtcttcatgcaacatagaaattgaaattaagtttctagtaaatccaggaataaaataaacattgccaaaataagaaatttatttttatcaaattctaAACAGGTTTTTCCAACTGCTATTGCAGAGACAAACTGACCACTGCCGACCCTCATAGGCTATTGAGTGAGTCAAAAGTCTACAATTCCTTCAACAATTGAGCCATATTATACTCCaccttgttcataacatagtttgtAGTAAATGTGAAAAACGTTGGTGTGAGTGATTCAAGTATCAGACTAACTTGAGTCCtctcatcaatggttgctccatgaaCTTCCACATCATGCATTGTATTGATCATATTTAGAACATGTTCTCTGATAGAAACTCCTTTATTCATTCTCATGTTCATATAggctctagtagcctcatgtctgcaTTGATCAGACTGCTTTCCAAACATGCCTTGAAGAGATTCCGATATTTCATATGTAGTCTCCATGTCTTCATGCTTTTTTCTGAGTACttctgtaaagaacgccctaaccTATTAGTTTATAAAAACATCACCCAACTcaaatttattagaaaaatacaattttaaggAAAAGTTCAATGGGGCCTTGATAAACATccaatttgggcccaatagtttgaaataaaaatgttgtgaaatataaaaaaataataagtccCACTGATGTAGTTTGAAACACAATCCATAACataagttcttaattattcttggcACTCATCTTGATCGTTATTCATTCATGGGACACCCCGCGACACACATACCTGGACGTCGGAACCTCCCACATCACTGTGCGTGGAAAGGAGAAATCTTATTGCCTaactgaaagggggaaagtaaggggggtgagctaaattcccattaaggaagtacaaacaaatgcaacaatattcaagaaaacaaaagaagaCTGAATTCGTATCGTAACTCATGGAAACACATATCATAACTATATCTTATTTATAATCATAAGAattcatattcataatcataatcatattcatacatcatgtgatcatggcacccctattgtgcATGTCACATCATGGGGTAACCAACAAAAGCATAAGCTGGTAAGACATCACCTATGATGAAACAGCATGTCAGGCCATCGAATAACCTTGACGCATCTGCCCTATGAGtgacgtcatatccttagtaacttctTTGTTGTGTTGCATTCAGCACGCTAACAACCTActacttttcatacaacatacacaACTCATACCATAACATAATAATTCGTACTTTTCATAACGCTTtagcttaccatagctcatacttttcataacaccaTAATTCTTGCAATCATATCAGTGTATACTTTTCAGaacataattcatataaattctagctaactttccttatctcaagtccaagcaaaagtAAAGTGCGGgttacttcacaacgagcctagaattaCAATCAAACGTTTGTTTTAATATCAAgtaagattacacatgcccaacatacatacctcatatgtgtgcatgggccatgcacacgtgacaCATGTTGTACCACACTCTCAACATTAaacaatttcacataaaatcataaaagaataatcttAAGTCTACTAGGGAATCCTTAGTGTTTCCAAAACAAGAATCATGCACTTAATAAAATGGCGTATATTTTAACGTAAATCTTAgattgcatgtaacatgcatatgtgggatGGTTCATAAAACTCGCATTGAAGTTGGAATTATTGGttcctttattttcttgtcaatttcacaaaaattcagtAAGTATAAAATAATTTCCCACTTAAATTACTCCTACATTATTCCTATAAACTACATATTGgtcattcataaattttattacaaaatttgaACTGACAAAAATAATTTCTTAGCTTCACTATTGCAAAAACATGGCTTCATGACACTATTTTAGGgaactcacctagatgcgagccctGAAAACATCTTCTGGACTTTTTAGGATACTCCCTCAGAATCCTTACAAAATTTCGTTTAGGACACGCAGTGCGAGCCCTAAAAGTTGATGTGTTTCCtcaaagtttgaattttttttaacaaaagttcctggactttttaggacacttattGAGAGTCCTTACAcggtgcgagccctaaaaactaatgtgtgtcctaaaagttttattatttttttcaacaaaaggtgctagactttttaggacacttattGAGAGTCCTTGCAcggtgcgagccctaaaaactgatgtgtgtcctaaaagttttatTACTTTTTTCAACAAAAGTtcctagactttttaggacactcattgagattccttaaagaatttcttttaggacacgaagtgcgagccctaaaaacttatgcgtcctaaaagtttgaataatttttttaactaaagttttattatatattaaatcacaaaagaaaaaaaaaccagcccattctctttctctctctctctctacttggATTCCCTCTCTCATCCcccatttttctttctctctctctctctctctctctctctctttctctctctctcatgcaAGCCCGCTGTCCAGCCACAACGGCGGCTCTCAGGCCACCCTCCGCCTACACACGCCGGCTCACCATCTTCCTCGGCCCCCGACTCCCCCAGACCCGCGAGCCCATAGCCTCTTGCGCCCCCTAGCCCTCTCGTTGGAGCCTCCAAATTTTGATGACCGTGTGGGTTTCTAAAAAGTTTTGGGTATTTTCCGACCACTTCAAGCCACCCTAAGCCAATTGACCACCACCACTGCATTCCTTGTTCTTTGGGCTTGAAAACCCACTAAAGGTTTGGATCAAACCACCATCGTGGGGTGGTGGCGCTGCCGTCATCGTCGGATCTCCGACAGGAGCTATAGCTACcagataattttttaaaaattaaaaataaaacttttcaggactcacagtgcgagccctaaaaaaccTCACATTTTAAGACTCTTAAAGGGGTGTGAGTCCTAAACACTTTTTCAGGGCTCGCtaaaaaagccttttttgtagtagtgctttAATTTTCATAAATATTAATCTCATATATTACTTAGTAATATTTAaaagaatttgaaattttttgtagCTACTTATAATTGTTAAATAAATTCCTAGATCatctttagaaaataatttttacttcattattttaaaaagactgcataaatataaatgagaaaaatacatatttaaagtgtggaaaaattacaTTTACCATATATACATAGTCTAAGGTTTAACTTATTTGAACATATGGTTAACGTATTctatttaaaagacattttttcCTAATAAACCAAAAATTACAGCAATTATTTTATTACATTAATTTTCTCTTAAAAACAAACTATTTAGTTTTCatcacaactttttttttttttataaaaaaaactgcATACACTTGATTAAAGAAAATACTTAATTTACATATGAAAATCACTGTTTTTGTTGTCTTGGTTTTTAAAATATGCATGTTAAGTCATAGTTTTCCTGTTCACCAATTAATTCACAAATTACTAATTTAGAGTCAACAagattcagcaagcataaattcACCTAGAGTACTAACAAATACTTAAAATCCTTTACAACAATTTAACCAATTAACTTAACATGGTTTTACATTTTATGCATTTTAATATGACAATTTAGCATGCAAATTAATCAACACAAAAATCAAAACACTCTAAACCCTACCATACCCATGAGGCTGAAACCCACATAGCCATAtcttaaaaaatattacaaatagacATATGAAATAGTAAATGGCTTTTAAAATAACATCGAGGAGCAACAAAaattttctttattaattttaaaaacaccTAGGACGAAACCCTATGTCCATGTTTCTACATCCAATATTGcattttaattaaccaaaacatcaTGATTTAAAGAAATAACATTATTCAAATATCAATCtttcaacaattaaaaaaatcaatactcTAGAGGATTTTCATGGAATCCTAACATGCTCCTATCTTCCAAATTAACAAACAAGTTGATAGGATATTAACTAAAATAACATAATTCCTACATGCCTAATTACACATATACATAAACGAATTTTTTCATAGAAAATACTCATGCATGTACTACCCATATAATCTTAGCATGTTTCATTGaatcaagaaaagaaaaatatagaGAAATAGAGAACAATCATCAGCACACGTAGAATCCTAGAAATTCTAAACAACACTTTCAAAAGAGAAACCGAAAGTCAAGAACACATCAAGGCAAAGTCCTTACTCACCTTGAGTACACACAAGACGAAATCCAAACTACCTCTTCTTGATTTGTCAATACCAACACCATAGCATAGACATTAAAATATTAGGCCAACCGACCAAAACTCAAATCAACGAATCATAGGAATCTAAGAAGAATGATCTTACCCTTGTAGACAAAACCCTAAGCCAAGGCCTCAACAATTGTCCTTATGAAATTCACCTAGCCTCACCTTGAACATTTCACAAGCTTAGAACTAAGAAGAAAGCCATGAACATAAAATACATACCTTAGGGATTCAAGACccttgtggatgccaaaaatccacaaggaaaaatatataaTCCCATGTTGAAATAAGTAAGGGTTTGTAAGAATTGATCCAACAAGCAACATGTGGACGCTAAAAAATTCTCACTCTTAAAAGACCTTCATTACATGTCCCCCAAGGCATTAGAAAAGCATTGGAAATAGAAGATTACAATTTGGCACCAAGTACACCCCGGGCGAGATCACCTGACACCTTACTCAAAGTGTCGTGCGCCATCGACAAGGAAACTCACACCATGGAAAAGTAGCACCAAATGAGGTGGCCTCTCGCGGGGGTTGTGACCTCAAGTTGATGGTAGCACCTCGCGCCTGGAGGTGCCTCGCGCCTAGGAGGGTGCCTTGCGCCTCGAAGTGTGCCTCGCGATAAGGTCATCTCATGAAGCACGGTCTCGCCCATAGGCCACCACCACGCGCTAGCACCTCGAGAAGCATGGCCTCACCCAAAGGCCTCCGCGTCACACCAGCATCTCGCGAGGCACGCCCTTGCCCATGAGACTCCGCCTCGCGCCAACATCTCGCGAGGCGTAGCCTTGCACATGGTCCTTCTCCCCGCATCGGGCATCTCTCGAGGCTCTTGCCTCCCATGAATTTTGGGATCGTGTCCTTCATGATGACCCATAAGGACATCAACATTTAAAGGTCATAAGAATAGGATACTTTGTGAAGATAAAAACCTATGCATGACTCAACAAGGTCATATGGGTACAAAATTAACAAAGACGCCAAGAAGAGTTAGGGTATGAGCACAATGATCGCACCAGGAAAGAGGCGCACATAGTCGACCCCAGGTACAAAATACGTACCAGGGTACGACCCTCACCCAAGGTGTCTAATCCTAATCTCCACATCGGTTAAGTAGTGATCGTATgagtaaggtacctgatgtggtccgtCCGTGCCAACCTCTGATGGTCGTACTAGACAGATGGTGGGGGTACAACATGGTACTAAAATTGAGATTCTCCCGCAGACCTTTGGCGTGTACTAGAGCTGACCACCACTTTCCTAACACCACTACCACTTGTAGTCTGGATGTGCAGGGCCTTGTCACCCCGGCaccaccatgtacagtgagccaatagtgctctcctataaatatgacctgccttcacctgagaaggggggAATTCAGGAACTTTGTAACCAGCCATTGTtaagcaatacacatattttCTACATTCTCTCTATTCTCCATTCTAACGTTCACATTTTAAGTTCTTAGAAATATTAGAAAGTTTGTGGGAAGATAATTCAATTTAAGTTCATTTCCTTTACAACACAAAAAATCCTTaatctaacttagttgatgagttcttaccgtcaacaaccctcctttctcttcctctttctctttctttcattctttccttctctctctatGCCTCACGAGCACTCTCTCTCTTCTCCTCTCTCTAGGTTCGGACATCCCCTTtaaatgagccacaagctcaCAAGTTTCCTAATTCTTATCCTAGCTGAAATCCTAAGGGAAATCACCCAATAATGGCCTCAATTTCTTTCCTTGATTCCCTCTCCAACAATCAAGAAATTGGCTAAAGAAAGGGAAAGTTCTCTTCCTAGTTGACCTCACCACTCCATCCCCCCTCTCTCTCCTACCATACTCGGCCAAAACCCCAATTTTCTCCATCAATTCCCAATTTACTTACCCAAATGATAGAAAGGCAAGTGATGTCATTATCCCCAATATAATAGTGTCCATtcttaaatatattgatttttctaTAAATTTAAATCGGAGAAAAGATGTCAAGACATGATTAAAGAAAGTTTCTCTTCTTCCTTGGCCTATACTCACACACCACTACCTCAGTCTCTGTCCAAAAAATATTTCCATTATGACACAACTCCTTACCActtaattttttcattttttaataaataaataaaaatatattatgcatagaaaactaatgcatgctcaccatgcataccatgcacatgcacacagaCAATTGCTCAAGTGTATCTCTACCAACCATGCACCTTTATGCACACAATCAAATCTCAAAAATTCACAAATTAAAACAAATAACAATATTTAAttcacacaatttctaccaaacaattcaaacaaataaaataaattcctaacacttaacaattaataataaaataaaatacaaaattaaataaaattcagtGCGCTACAACATCACACATACTAGCAAGCATGCATCATTTAGCCTTGTTGTTGGATAAAATCCAAACATCATATGTCTCCCTTGCAGTTTTGGAAGCAGTGGCAGCAAGGACCTCAAGACATTCCTCAGTAAAGATAAACTTGTGGATCTCACAAATCaacacaatgttcatgtttgatttccatttcataagATAACCACCAATGAGTTTTTCATTTGCAAGTGAAGCACTAACAGAGTTTGAGTTATTCATTATTggtgaaataattaaataaaataggaaatcaATTCAACATATATTATGAGCATCAGTAAGTTTTTGGAATAGTTAATGTGATGCATGTATGCAACAAATTTAAGtaacacataaaaataaatattactaATTTTGCGataaattagttttaaaagtaatGGACCAGCcatagggtaggtcagactaatctcaaattctcaaatccattagtgaaaacttaaaataaattattttctctCTTGTCTTACAAacaaccgctagtttggtcaagattaactagtcTGATCAAAAGCCTAGTTAACCTTtttgagtgtaacccattattttagattaatgacttaactaaAGAGTGTGCCTTATGGTCAGTCAAAattgaaatacatcattcaatCCTATTCTTATgaagaagttaaccttgaataataacacagtcAGAAATATTCCTTAGGAGGACGCAAACAAATGCGCCTCGATGTCCATTCCATGTAATATcggtgttaactaataatggagaccataggagttATTGTTATGACTCttgctcccactcactattttagaatatgtgatTTCTAAAAACATCCtatgaattttaattaattaaaattaatcaaattaactCACCAAATGATATTcgaataattactaatctcatcAAGCAATTTGATTATTAAACATTAATTCAATCAAACTGCTAAATAGTCAATTAATGCTATAATTGTTAAGAATATCATTTGtatatctaataaaattaattatcaaataggtcttgaaattaacacttaaaaataaatttatcgctttgttctagattaatctagaataataatatgattcattaaatgcatataatcaaatagAACGTTCATAATcaaaacatgtttttaactctatatgagatgcatgctttaaTTAGACACTGTGTGGGTAACatgtatgacatgttataatgcatgacaatgttattaaacacattaatacattcaaacatttaaataaataaataaatgtgagcTGGGTGTtatgggtatttctagaaaaaattacaacatttgcaataaattacaaaataaaataaaaataaaactaagggTTCATGTAGAATCTTCATCTCCATCTTTCCGGCCTTCATTATTTTTATGACATCAAGaccaattttgaattataaatgacttcaataatttttaaacaatcttttaaaaatatttaacgTGGCTAATTAAAGCCCAATAGGTCATTTAGGTCCATTTTGAACTTGTGCCACATTAGAAatgtaattagaattttaaaattccaattaaTAATATCGGGTCAAGCCATAAATTAAAGTAGACTACCAACCACCAAAGGACTCGGGTCAGGAACCAAGTGATTATGGATTCCAATTTGGTGCATGGTTTGGTGGGCGACTCAAAAGATCTACCATCACACCTAGCCACAAAGACAAGGGAGCGGCAAGGCAGCAGGGGCACCGCTAGGCACATAAGCCAGTAAGGGCGTAGGGGCGTAGAGGTGTGGCTAGGTGGGTAGGCGCATAGGTGTGTCTGGGCAAGAGGCGCATAGGGGCAAGGCTAGTCAAGCAGGCATGAGGTGCATGCTAGGCTGAGACAGACGCTCGAGTGCGCCTGATGCGTCTCGTGCACCTGGACAGCAAGTGCAATGAAGGCACCTAGGGGCTCAGGCTAGATttaccaattgttggtaactggtttaccatgtgcacaGCAAAAAGCACGGGGTGGTGGGCctagagatttaaaaaaaaaaaaaatttattcaaacattcTTCAAATAATAGGTCCATTAATATGCCAAACATTaattaaagagaaagaaaaagataaggatTTACCGTTTGTATATCaatcaagtatccttgctatctaTTAGTAACTCCTACAAACTGTTGGGAATTCTGCCCTAACAACATATGTAGATAGCTTGGTGTTGACGGCGAGAACTCGTCAACCAGGTTAAGTTAGAAAAACATAAATGTAGAGATtctcaaaagaaaaactttgaagatcaaattggaaacttaaagaaaactTGCAGCAAAAAATGATGAACTAaaattgtatttcttatggtcTAGTGCTATAgtgatttttccaacccccttccaagtggaaatggagtttcttttatagtgggctctaatcgcccctgatacaatgtggtccaggggaccaggcagtaagcaagtacactgtcaggtgagtggtctcagAAGTAGTGGTGTCTGCTCTAGTACATGAGCAGGGttggtgggagcacctccactttagtacttgattgtgcctccactactcacccagtacgggtgtcagaggagtggctggtgaggaccacaacaggtacctcgctcgtaccaccactacttatctggtgtgggtactatgtccgtactctaactccttttaGTTTGCCAGTGCGCTCCGTACCAATAGGAAAAatggtgccccgttggtggcactaATCTTAGGGAGAGAGGTGAGGACTCTTCAACGAAGCCTGCTACGTATATGGTAATACTTGGCACCCATGTGTGAATCGTTGATCTCActtcatgagatcaatgccatgtggcCCCCATTTACGAGGCATAGATGCGAGGTGATAATGACCCATGCACTAGCCGTGCCTTGCGAGGCTCCAAGGGGCGAGGGGCCTTGCTATGCTTGCCTTCTTGCAGCACGGATCCAGGCGTGTGAGGCGGTGGTGCGatggcctcctgagaagatgctGGCCCGAGGGCCTCGCGAAGGCTCAAGCACAtgaggtgtaatgacccaactactctagactttggacgattaacgaaaactatacatagacactaatctttaacaaaacttacaagtgaaatgatcataactttattaaaaacttgtgaaaataaatgttaaacttacataaaatttaaagtaggatatgggatcccattgttttaaaaggaaaacataacataattgtaattaaaagagattacataaataagtgcggaaaaatacacataaagccataagcaaagacttcatcctcgaatcgaaactctcggctctttgaatccattccgcctcaatacacatgcccaaaactaccaagaacctttcccgccaccaaagctatttttctgcacatataaacataaaaggagtgagcttaatgcccagcaaggaaaacctaacacatataCCATATACATAgctttcataatgtaacataaaacatatcataacacatatgtcacatacatactataatggtaattattacttggggtcccataaactaaacaagtcatatgcccattagattagtggggcttgatagctaagcaagtcatatgcccataatttattggggcttgttagttgtacgggtcatatgcccaagtctacaattatacatatcatagcatatttcataacacataatcataagataacatttatcatatAAGTCATACCACATaacacacaaatcctatcctattttccttaccaaaattaccgggatatgaggacagagttgggactttggaacactcctaaaaaccataaatggaagggtgactatactaaagagaatgagatgaaaataaTGGAAGAattataccattgagaatatacttaccaaaaaaatgtgcaagttcttagctttcctaaccaagaataaagaataaggttagaatgctgagtagaagactacaaGAAtttcaaagaaaacaatacagaaatggactagagttttggaataccttgatgacttatatgaccaatctaaaccttgaactgaaatgtgaataaaccttacttcccaagtgtttggtaagcttataatgatcaagcttatgatccccaacccaagtgtttacactctcacaataacctagcaacttgc
It encodes the following:
- the LOC133799931 gene encoding uncharacterized protein LOC133799931, giving the protein METTYEISESLQGMFGKQSDQCRHEATRAYMNMRMNKGVSIREHVLNMINTMHDVEVHGATIDERTQVSLILESLTPTFFTFTTNYVMNKVEYNMAQLLKEL